The following are encoded in a window of Balaenoptera ricei isolate mBalRic1 chromosome 1, mBalRic1.hap2, whole genome shotgun sequence genomic DNA:
- the ZRANB2 gene encoding zinc finger Ran-binding domain-containing protein 2 isoform X1, with amino-acid sequence MSTKNFRVSDGDWICPDKKCGNVNFARRTSCNRCGREKTTEAKMMKAGGTEIGKTLAEKSRGLFSANDWQCKTCSNVNWARRSECNMCNTPKYAKLEERTGYGGGFNERENVEYIEREESDGEYDEFGRKKKKYRGKAVGPASILKEVEDKESEGEEEDEDEDLSKYKLDEDEDEDDADLSKYNLDASEEEDSNKKKSNRRSRSKSRSSHSRSSSRSSSPSSSRSRSRSRSRSSSSSQSRSRSSSRERSRSRGSKSRSSSRSHRGSSSPRKRSYSSSSSSPERNRKRSRSRSSSSGDRKKRRTRSRSPERHHRSPSGSSHSGSRSSSKKK; translated from the exons aTGTGGAAATGTAAACTTTGCTAGAAGAACTAGCTGTAATAGATGTGGTCGAG AGAAAACAACTGAGGCTAAGATGATGAAAGCTGGAGGCACTGAAATAGGAAAGACACTCGCAGAAAAGAGCCGAGGCTTGTTTAGTGCTAATGACTGGCAGTGTAAAAC ttGCAGTAATGTGAATTGGGCCAGAAGATCAGAGTGTAACATGTGTAATACTCCGAAGTATGCTAAGCTGGAAGAAAGAACAG GATATGGTGGTGGttttaatgaaagagaaaatgttgAATATATAGAAAGAGAAGAATCTGATGGTGAATATGATGAG TTTGgacgtaaaaagaaaaaatacagagggAAGGCAGTTGGTCCTGCATCTATTTTAAAGGAAGTTGAAGATAAAGAATCTGAGGGAGAAGAAGAGGATGAGGATGAAGatctttctaaatataaattagATGAG gatgaggatgaagatgatGCTGATCTCTCAAAATATAATCTTGATGCCAGTGAAGAAGAAgatagtaataaaaagaaatctaataGACGAAGTCGCTCAAAGTCTCGGTCTTCACATTCACGATCTTCATCACGCTCATCCTCCCCCTCCAGTTCAAGGTCTAGGTCCAG GTCCCGTTCAAGAAGTTCTTCCAGTTCGCAGTCAAGATCTCGTTCCAGTTCCAGAGAACGTTCGAGATCTCGTGGGTCGAAATCAAG ATCCAGCTCCAGGTCCCACAGGGGCTCTTCTTCCCCACGAAAAAGATCTTACTCAAGTTCATCATCTTCTCCTGAGAGGAACAGAAAGAGAAGTCGTTCTAGATCTTCTTCATCTGGTGATCGCAAAAAAAGACGAACAAGATCACGGTCACCTGAAAG GCACCACAGGTCACCTTCTGGATCATCCCATTCTGGTTCCCGTTCaagttcaaaaaagaaataa
- the ZRANB2 gene encoding zinc finger Ran-binding domain-containing protein 2 isoform X2 — translation MSTKNFRVSDGDWICPDKKCGNVNFARRTSCNRCGREKTTEAKMMKAGGTEIGKTLAEKSRGLFSANDWQCKTCSNVNWARRSECNMCNTPKYAKLEERTGYGGGFNERENVEYIEREESDGEYDEFGRKKKKYRGKAVGPASILKEVEDKESEGEEEDEDEDLSKYKLDEDEDEDDADLSKYNLDASEEEDSNKKKSNRRSRSKSRSSHSRSSSRSSSPSSSRSRSRSRSRSSSSSQSRSRSSSRERSRSRGSKSRSSSRSHRGSSSPRKRSYSSSSSSPERNRKRSRSRSSSSGDRKKRRTRSRSPESQVIGENTKQP, via the exons aTGTGGAAATGTAAACTTTGCTAGAAGAACTAGCTGTAATAGATGTGGTCGAG AGAAAACAACTGAGGCTAAGATGATGAAAGCTGGAGGCACTGAAATAGGAAAGACACTCGCAGAAAAGAGCCGAGGCTTGTTTAGTGCTAATGACTGGCAGTGTAAAAC ttGCAGTAATGTGAATTGGGCCAGAAGATCAGAGTGTAACATGTGTAATACTCCGAAGTATGCTAAGCTGGAAGAAAGAACAG GATATGGTGGTGGttttaatgaaagagaaaatgttgAATATATAGAAAGAGAAGAATCTGATGGTGAATATGATGAG TTTGgacgtaaaaagaaaaaatacagagggAAGGCAGTTGGTCCTGCATCTATTTTAAAGGAAGTTGAAGATAAAGAATCTGAGGGAGAAGAAGAGGATGAGGATGAAGatctttctaaatataaattagATGAG gatgaggatgaagatgatGCTGATCTCTCAAAATATAATCTTGATGCCAGTGAAGAAGAAgatagtaataaaaagaaatctaataGACGAAGTCGCTCAAAGTCTCGGTCTTCACATTCACGATCTTCATCACGCTCATCCTCCCCCTCCAGTTCAAGGTCTAGGTCCAG GTCCCGTTCAAGAAGTTCTTCCAGTTCGCAGTCAAGATCTCGTTCCAGTTCCAGAGAACGTTCGAGATCTCGTGGGTCGAAATCAAG ATCCAGCTCCAGGTCCCACAGGGGCTCTTCTTCCCCACGAAAAAGATCTTACTCAAGTTCATCATCTTCTCCTGAGAGGAACAGAAAGAGAAGTCGTTCTAGATCTTCTTCATCTGGTGATCGCAAAAAAAGACGAACAAGATCACGGTCACCTGAAAG CCAGGTGATTGGTGAAAACACTAAACAACCCTGA